GAGACGGTGGAGCGGATTGTTGCCGGGTTTGCCGGGGTGCCTGCGTCCCCCGTCCCCCAGGTGGCGCAGCAGGGTGGCAGGCGCCCGACGCTCTGTCCCGGATGCCCGCACCGGGCGAGCTTCTACGCCATCAAGAAGGCGGCGCCGAAGGGGATCTACCCGAGCGACATCGGCTGCTACACCCTCGGGGTCAATCTCGGCGCGGTGGACACCTTCATCTGCATGGGGGCCGCGGTCAGCCAGGCCGCCGGCTTCTACCATTCCTACCGCATCGGGAACCAGTATCCGGACATCGTCGCCACCATCGGCGATTCCACCTTCTTCCATGCCGGGATCCCGCCACTGATCGACGCGCTGGCGCAGGGTGCGCGCTTTGTCCTCGTCATACTCGACAACACCACGACCGCGATGACCGGCAACCAGCCGACACCCGCACAGGGGACGCCGTCGGGCCAACCGGTGGAGATAGAGCAGATTGTGAAAGGCTGCGGCGTCCGATTCTGCAAGACGGGCGACCCCCTCGATCTTCCCGGTTTCACCGCTCTGGTAAAGGAAGCGGTCGCCTTTTCCCATTCGGAGGGGGTAGCGGTGCTGATCGCCAAGAGCCCCTGCCTTGTCGACCGCAGCCAGCCCCGCAAGAAGAGGCCGCAGCCGGTCGTCGCCGAAAAGTGCACCGGCTGCCAGGTGTGCACGAAGCGCTTCGAATGCCCGGCTCTGGTATTTGACGAATCGACGGGGAAGGTAGCGGTCGATTCGATGATCTGCAGCGGCTGCGGGGTGTGCCTCGACGTCTGCCCCGTCGGTGCCATCGTCAGCAGGGAGGAGGGATGATGAAGCAGCAACTCGTCCTGAGCGGCCTCGGCGGCCAGGGGATTCTCTTTGTCACGCGGCTCCTTGCGGAGACGGCGATCGCCAAGGGGTACCCGGTTCTGACCTCGGAGACGCACGGCATGGCGCAGCGCGGCGGCGTGGTGATCTCACATCTGAAGGTGGGGGACTTCGCCAGCCCGCTGGTGCGCCCGGGGCAGGCCGACGCGCTCCTCTCCCTCAAGGGGGAGACGCTCCCCCTGCACCTGCATTTTCTGAAGGATGGCGGATTCTTCTCAACCAACGCGAAATCGGTCCCGGCCGTTGCCGAAGGTATAAACGGAGTACTTGTCGATGCCGACAGCCTCGCGCTGCAGCTAAAGGACCCGCAGGCGGTCAACCTGATCGTGCTGGGGCGGACCGTGGCGCAGCCGGGAAAGCTTTTTTGCACTGCCGAGGATATCGAGGATGCCCTGAGAGAGAGGATGAAGGGGAAGGAAGCCGCGCTCGCCCGCGCGTTGGCGGCGTTTCGTGCCGGACTCGAAGCGTAAGGGGCGCCGCGTCATCCCTGCACGTTCAGGATTCGAAAGGAGTAACAAACGTAATGCTGAAAAGGTTTCCTGCGAAAGTCTCTTCCGCCGCCGAACTGGAGGCGTTCCAACTCGAGGGGCTGAAATGGAGCGTCGAGCACGCCTTTGAGAACAACCCCTTCTACAGGGAAAAGCTTACGGCCGCCGGGGTGACCCCCGCCTCCATCAAGAGCCTCGACGACCTGAAGCGCCTTCCCTTCCTCGCTGCGCAGGACCTCGCCGACGGCTACCCCTTTGCACTGCGCAGCGCCCCTTTCAGCGATCTTGTCCGCATCCACGCCTCATCAGGCACCACCGGAAAGCGCAAGGTGCTCTGCTACACCCAGAAGGACCTGGACGACTGGCAGTACATGTTCGCCCGCTGCTACGAGCTCGCCGGGCTGACCCGGGAGGACCGGGTGCAGATTGCGGTCGGCTACGGGCTGTGGACTGCAGGGGTGGGATTCCAGCAGGCATGCGAGAAGTTCGGCGCCCTCGCGATTCCTGTCGGGCCCGGGAACCTGGAGTTGCAGAC
The DNA window shown above is from Geomonas sp. RF6 and carries:
- a CDS encoding indolepyruvate oxidoreductase subunit beta, producing the protein MKQQLVLSGLGGQGILFVTRLLAETAIAKGYPVLTSETHGMAQRGGVVISHLKVGDFASPLVRPGQADALLSLKGETLPLHLHFLKDGGFFSTNAKSVPAVAEGINGVLVDADSLALQLKDPQAVNLIVLGRTVAQPGKLFCTAEDIEDALRERMKGKEAALARALAAFRAGLEA